TTGGGCGCACTTTCCACTGTGAAATAGGGAGGGACGGAGGTGGGTTGGGCGAACGCAGCGGCGACGCAAAAGCAGAGGGCTACCGACAGCAGCAGAGAATTCCGATTCATGTTTTTTCCGTTTGGGCAAAAAGAACGAAATCGGTGGGGGTTTGGTGCGAATGGTGGCGAATTCGTGGGAAATACAGCTTTTGGGGGCAATCAGCCTACTCTGATTGGTTGAATAGTTTTCCGGTATTTTTTGCAGGAAAAACGAGTTTGTACCCCGATTAAAGAGGATTTGGACCTGCCCGTTGGCAAGGCAGGGATGCACTTGATTGATTTGTTTGATTTTCAAAGGATTGCGAGTGCCGTTCGTTCAAAACCATCTTGTCAGGCTCCGTTCTCAGGGGCTTGCCCGGCCAAGTGAAGCGGATGGGGCTGGTTTGCGTTGACTATATGCTTCGCATAGTCAAGTTTTCAGCAGAAGCGAAGTCCTGATTCATTCAAAATCGGGAACATTGGTCATGCGCATCCGATAAATCTTGGCGAATCAGGGCATAAATTCATGAAATGCAGGCAGTAATACCTTCTACGAACACACGAAAACTTTTGGAGCGGTTGGCCTTGGGGTTCATATTCCGGGCAATTTTTTTGGCTACCTCGATTTTGCCGCCAATAGACCGATACCCGGCGTTTTTGAGTGTTTTTTCAAGCGTTTCCCAACTATTGGCGATGTTATCGGGCATCCGTTTTTGAAGCGAGCCCGGAAAGGCTCGCAAAGCGGGGTAAGAAGTGCAAATGGCCGCTTCATCACCTAAAAACCAAGATTCTATTTCCTCAATGGCAATCCGGTTTACCAAATGAAAGGTTGTGGCCTGTGCAACCGATTTGGTGGTCAGTCCGGCCCGTGCGGCAGCTGTTTCCATTTGCTGTTTGAGTTGCAAGCAGTCATCTTTATCTCTGTCCACCAAAATGATGATTCGCTCATTGTCCGCCAAACTTTTTTTGTAAGCATTTAGGCGAAAAGGCAGCTGTTTGAGTAAGTCGTATTTGCCCTGGTGGGTGATGATTTTCCAAGTCGCTCTGTTGCCGACGATTTGGGGAAGCAGCAAGCGCAGGGCGGCTTCAGCCGAAGGCTCCTCGGTGAGGATTTCCAGATGTCTTTTTGTCATAGTCTATTTTTGGTTTAATGGGTCGCCAACGTCAAAATGTCCTTCCATCCACAAGTGGCCGAGCAGTGCTCCCTGTTTGATAAATTCTTTGATTCTGGGCATATCTGAGCAGCGTCTCATCTTGGAAAATCCATCCACATCGCGGTAAATAACCCAGACTTCTTCAGGTTTCAGTCCGTTTACAAAAAAGGGCGAGTGTGTCGTGACGAGCAGTTGTGAGTTGCCGGATGCTTTGCGACATTCTTCGGCGAGTTCGGGAAGCAAGCGTGGGTGCAGCTGGTTTTCCGGTTCTTCTATGCCAATAAGTTGGGGGGGGCTGGGGTCGTACAGCACGGTGAGGTAGGCCAGCATCTTAAGGGTGCCGTCAGAGGCGAACTTGGCGAGCACTGGCTGCTCGAATGGCGCATCCTTAATTTGCATCAGTAGGCGTCCGTCCTGCATCATGCCCACATCTACTTTTTCTAAGCGCGGGATTCGGTCACTTAATGTGGCCAGTATCTCGTCCAAACGTTCCGGGTGTTCTTCTTTCAGGAATTGAATGACGTTGGGCAGATTGTCACCAGTTTGTGACAGCCGTTCCACAGGGCCAGCTTCGGTGATGCCCCGTGTGTTGTCCGCCGACAGGTAGGACAAGTACCAATCGCTGATAAACCGGCGAAGCGCACCGACACGGGGATGTTTGGCCAATTGCCCCAGCGTGTTGACTGCCAACATATCGGGCGACGACAATTCTTCGCGTACGCGCTCGTCGTGCTCGTCGGGCATATCGCCGCTGACGACTTCGCCTTTCCCATTTTGAAAACGGAGAAAATAAAAGGGCTGGCTTTTTTCTCTTCGTTTCCATCGAAGTGATTCGGAAGAGACAAGTGGGCCCTTTGGCCCTTCGTCTATGGCAAGGTGGTATGTAATAAGCGGCGAACCCCGATATTCCCGGTACTTTATCATAAATTCGATGGGGCCGTTTTGTCCCCGGCTGCGCAGTTCTCTAAACCTCCCTCGTTTATCCCAAGCCTTTCTCAGCCCGGTATTGAAACATTCGGACAAAAAGGCGAACACATCGAATATCGTTGACTTCCCGCTTCCATTTGGCCCTAAGAATACTGTAAGTGGCGTGATAGCCTTCAACTCGATATTTTGAAGCGCCCGGTAGTTTTTTACTTTCAGATATTCAATCTGCGGAATTCCAATTTCAGGCATATCCATCGGGTAGAAAATGTTTCACGCAAAAATAAGCGAACCGAGTTGATTGCGTAGACTTTATTCCCACCCGTACATCGTGGCAGCACGACACGAGACGTCGGTCTGCGGGGTTAGCATGAGTGCAGATGGATGCCCCATTTCAATACCCAACAACTGATATCGGCATTGCTCGCACGAAATAGACATAGGGCATTTACCCTCACCCCTCCTGCAATTTCGCGGCGTTGTCCGCGATAGTGAGCGCCTCGATGAGCGGCGCCAAGTCTCCTTCGATGACCTTGTCGAGGTTGAAGTTCTTGTGGTCGCCTTCCAAGCGGTGGTCGGTCACGCGATTTTGTGGCCAGTTGTAGGTGCGTATTTTTTCGGAACGGTCGCCGGAGCCGACGAGGCTCCTGCGAGCGGACGCGAGCGCGGAAGCCTCTTTTTGGAGCTGGGCCTCTCGTATTTGCTGGATGAGGCGCCCCATGGCGATTTCGCGGTTTTTGTGTTGCGAGCGGCTTTCGGTGCTCTCAGCTACTACTCCGGTGGGCAAGTGGGTGAAACGCACCCCTGATTCGGTTCGGTTGACGTGCTGGCCGCCCGCCCCCGATGCGCGGAACACATCGGTTCGGATGTCTTCTTTGCGAATGTCAATATCCTCTGGCTCCATGATGGGCAACACGGCTACGGTGGCGGCAGAGGTGTGGACGCGGCCTTTGGTTTCGGTGTCGGGCACACGCTGCACTCGGTGAGCGCCTGACTCGAACTTGAGTTTGCCGTACACGTTTTCGCCTGTCACTTCGAGCACGATTTTGGCGTAGCCTCCCACGGTGCCGGGGTTTTCATCCACCACTTCCACTTCCCAGCCTTGTTCGGCAAAATACTTGGAGTACATTCGGTAGAGGTCGCCAGCGAAGAGTGCGGCCTCGTCGCCCCCGGTGCCGGAGCGGATTTCAAAAATCACGTCCTTTTCATCTTCCGGGTCTTTGGGAGTGAGCAGGGTTTTGAGCGCCGTTTCCAACGTATCAAGTTCGGGTTCGAGCGTGGCTATTTCTTCTTTGGCCAGTTCGCGCATCTCGGCATCTGTTTCGGTGCTTAATACGGCGCGGGCGCTGTCGAGGTCAGCCAATACTTTTTCATATTGGTCGGCCACTTGCACGATGGGTTGGAGTTTTTTGTACTCCTTGTTGACTTTTTTGGATTTCTCCATATCGGCCACGATGCCGGGGTCGGAGAGTTGTTCTTCAAGATAAATGTACTTCTCGCGAAGGGCTTGCAGTTTGTCGAGCATGGGTCATGGGCGTTGGCGGCGCCTATTTCAAAATCACCAATTTTTCAAAATCGCTTTCGGCGGTCACTTGCGCGCCAAGCACATCGGTGCCGCGTACTTTCACGCGGTAAAGGTACACGCCACGCGCCAATTGGTCGCCATAATCGTCTTTGCCGTTCCAGTTGATGTCGTTCACCCGGTAGCCGTCGGCGGGGGTGGAGTGGATGATGGTCTTGACCAGCTTGCCCGACACGGTGAAGATGCTTATCTGCACATCGAGCACTTGACCCGCGAGGTTGTGCTCGAATTGGAACCAGGTGTTCGTGGTGAATGGGTTGGGATAGTTGAGTACATGGGCGAGCGCGGCTTTGCCGTCTTCGGCCACCACAAATTCGGTGTAGCCCTCGCCCGAATTGTTGGCGATGTCCCAACCTTTCACATGCAGGGTATGGCGGCCTACGCTGAGGTTGCGCAGCGGATAGATGGCTTGCCCTTTGCGGAAGTTGTCCAGTTCGCTTTCGTAAAAATCGTTGAGGACGATGGTCTCCAGCAAGTTGCCGTCGAGCACGGCGGTGAGGTCGTGGCCAAGGCTCACGCCGCTGACGTTCATGCCGTAGTCATCGGAGCATTTCACGAGTATTTTTGGGGAGTTGTCTGTGATGCCACCGAACACGAAGGCATCGGTGTTGAGGTAGGGGGTCACGATGGGCGGCTGGTCGTCCTGAATCAAGTTGGCGTTGCCCCCAATCACGATATTCTCGTCGGCGCCCGCTGCGTCGAGCGGTGTCCCGTTTTCTGCGTAATAGCTGATTTTGCCAAAGCCGTAGGTGTAGTTGATGTCTTTTGGCACCACAAATTCAATTTGGAACTGGCCGTTCCGCACGGTGGCGCTTCCTTTGAAGATGATGTTGCGCTGCACGCTGAACGAGCGCACAAAACTGCCCGGGTCTTGTCCGAGGGTTTGAAGGTTTTGCGCCTTGTCGTACACAGACACGAACACCCTTCCATTGAAGTTGCTCAGGAGATTGCCCAATGTGTCAGTCACGACGCCTTCGAGTTTGACGGGCATGAGGGCTTTGAGCGTGTCCGGCTGGCCGTCCGCCACATCCTTGTCGTTGATTTTGGTGGTGGCGACGCGATATTCT
This genomic interval from Saprospiraceae bacterium contains the following:
- a CDS encoding DUF4276 family protein; its protein translation is MTKRHLEILTEEPSAEAALRLLLPQIVGNRATWKIITHQGKYDLLKQLPFRLNAYKKSLADNERIIILVDRDKDDCLQLKQQMETAAARAGLTTKSVAQATTFHLVNRIAIEEIESWFLGDEAAICTSYPALRAFPGSLQKRMPDNIANSWETLEKTLKNAGYRSIGGKIEVAKKIARNMNPKANRSKSFRVFVEGITACIS
- the prfA gene encoding peptide chain release factor 1, which produces MLDKLQALREKYIYLEEQLSDPGIVADMEKSKKVNKEYKKLQPIVQVADQYEKVLADLDSARAVLSTETDAEMRELAKEEIATLEPELDTLETALKTLLTPKDPEDEKDVIFEIRSGTGGDEAALFAGDLYRMYSKYFAEQGWEVEVVDENPGTVGGYAKIVLEVTGENVYGKLKFESGAHRVQRVPDTETKGRVHTSAATVAVLPIMEPEDIDIRKEDIRTDVFRASGAGGQHVNRTESGVRFTHLPTGVVAESTESRSQHKNREIAMGRLIQQIREAQLQKEASALASARRSLVGSGDRSEKIRTYNWPQNRVTDHRLEGDHKNFNLDKVIEGDLAPLIEALTIADNAAKLQEG
- a CDS encoding AAA family ATPase, whose protein sequence is MDMPEIGIPQIEYLKVKNYRALQNIELKAITPLTVFLGPNGSGKSTIFDVFAFLSECFNTGLRKAWDKRGRFRELRSRGQNGPIEFMIKYREYRGSPLITYHLAIDEGPKGPLVSSESLRWKRREKSQPFYFLRFQNGKGEVVSGDMPDEHDERVREELSSPDMLAVNTLGQLAKHPRVGALRRFISDWYLSYLSADNTRGITEAGPVERLSQTGDNLPNVIQFLKEEHPERLDEILATLSDRIPRLEKVDVGMMQDGRLLMQIKDAPFEQPVLAKFASDGTLKMLAYLTVLYDPSPPQLIGIEEPENQLHPRLLPELAEECRKASGNSQLLVTTHSPFFVNGLKPEEVWVIYRDVDGFSKMRRCSDMPRIKEFIKQGALLGHLWMEGHFDVGDPLNQK